A genome region from Carassius carassius chromosome 23, fCarCar2.1, whole genome shotgun sequence includes the following:
- the LOC132101256 gene encoding N-acetyllactosaminide beta-1,3-N-acetylglucosaminyltransferase 2-like has protein sequence MKKKYMKLLIIALASSFCIVLFSKLKDVEHSQKDLAKIHSVPASTPRKSTTVVMSTVKKKTKSAMLYELQPLTISETFRKDVPKNGAFWNRKLHSFLRQFDSIDNQTLKDPREKFHCQPESFELLQTNIQDIQSYPPLYGDFLRGMECRDPPLLLDQPDKCASESGQDQIFLFFAIKSIPKNFEMRQAVRETWGREGLYGNGLKVRTVFLLGRSSMDHPNLDKLVSFEAQQFQDLLVWDFHDSFYNLTLKEHVFFKWMLDNCPRVSFVFKGDDDVFANTQAILNHLQSLEPEQATALYTGQIISNASPLRDPKIKYYVPQSFYEGQYPPYAGGGGFLFSGNLLPSLYHVSFYIPFFPIDDVYNGMCFKALGITATKHEGFKTFDIREQDRENPCVHKDLLLVHQRDPQQTMRLWRNMHSAMLTC, from the coding sequence atgaaaaagaagTATATGAAATTATTAATCATAGCACTAGCTAGCAGCTTTTGCATTGTCCTCTTTTCCAAGCTAAAGGATGTAGAACACAGCCAAAAAGACTTGGCTAAGATCCACTCAGTTCCAGCTTCCACGCCTAGAAAATCCACAACTGTAGTGATGAGCACTgtgaaaaagaaaaccaaaagtGCCATGCTGTATGAGCTTCAACCACTAACAATTTCTGAGACTTTCAGAAAAGACGTTCCCAAAAATGGTGCCTTCTGGAACAGGAAGCTTCATTCTTTTCTCCGGCAGTTTGACTCCATTGACAATCAAACGCTCAAAGACCCACGTGAGAAGTTTCACTGTCAGCCTGAGAGTTTTGAGCTGCTACAAACCAACATTCAAGATATTCAGTCGTACCCTCCACTTTACGGAGACTTCCTTAGAGGCATGGAGTGTCGAGACCCACCGCTTCTTCTCGATCAGCCTGACAAGTGTGCATCAGAGAGCGGACAGGATCAAATTTTCCTATTTTTTGCGATCAAATCAATTCCAAAGAACTTTGAGATGCGCCAAGCAGTCCGAGAGACCTGGGGAAGAGAAGGCTTGTATGGAAACGGACTAAAGGTACGGACTGTCTTTCTGCTGGGCCGGTCATCCATGGATCATCCCAATCTCGACAAACTGGTTTCGTTTGAAGCTCAGCAGTTTCAAGATCTCCTCGTCTGGGATTTTCACGACTCGTTTTACAACCTGACTCTTAAGGAGCATGTGTTCTTCAAGTGGATGCTTGATAACTGTCCTCGTGTATCTTTCGTTTTTAAGGGTGACGATGATGTTTTTGCTAACACTCAAGCGATACTGAATCATCTGCAGTCTCTGGAGCCAGAGCAGGCAACAGCGTTGTACACCGGGCAGATAATTTCTAATGCCAGCCCGTTACGGGAccctaaaattaaatattatgttccTCAGTCTTTCTACGAAGGTCAGTACCCTCCTTATGCTGGTGGCGGTGGCTTCCTCTTTTCTGGAAACCTTCTTCCGTCTCTTTACCATGTTTCCTTTTACATACCCTTCTTCCCAATCGATGATGTCTACAATGGGATGTGCTTCAAGGCACTTGGAATCACTGCAACGAAACACGAGGGTTTCAAGACCTTTGACATTCGGGAACAAGACCGAGAGAACCCCTGTGTACACAAAGACCTGCTCCTGGTGCACCAGCGTGACCCTCAGCAGACCATGAGACTGTGGAGAAATATGCACAGTGCCATGCTGACCTGCTGA